One Drechmeria coniospora strain ARSEF 6962 chromosome 01, whole genome shotgun sequence genomic region harbors:
- a CDS encoding low affinity copper transporter gives MALPKNLPVQVTHTTSAHPAGGNEQRQEPPSTPRSRLLIEIVDSADDSLPDGHILSVKPARRPSRRLPCHRFLAGGDGKTTSARAQARPVAPIAVHKRTAHPWAKATTQGTQSTQDAMDHSSSSGHDHGSMSSSVMAMVFQTETATPLYANSWTPASAGAYAGTCIFLVVLAVLARLLVAAKAMQEARWLDRDLHRRYVAANGKEPLAEQVARDSDTKRLTLSENGIEESVLVVERKSHAIRPWRFSVDPVRAIMDVVIVAVGYLLMLAVMTMNVGYFLSVLAGVFVGSLLVGRYSSVPEH, from the exons ATGGCACTGCCGAAGAACCTGCCGG TGCAAGTTACTCATACGACAAGTGCGCATCCCGCCGGTGGAAACGAACAACGCCAAGaaccgccctcgacgccccgGTCTCGGCTCTTGATCGAAATCGTCGATTCGGCCGACGATTCATTGCCCGACGGCCACATCCTGTCCGTGAAGCCCGCCCGACGGCCAAGCAGAAGGCTACCTTGTCACCGCTTCCTCGCAGGCGGTGACGGCAAGACGACAAGTGCAAGAGCACAAGCTCGGCCCGTCGCACCGATCGCGGTCCACAAGCGGACGGCTCATCCTTGGGCGAAAGCGACGACGCAGGGCACGCAGAGCACGCAGGACGCCATGGACCACTCGTCTTCCTCGGGCCACGACCACGGCTCCATGAGCTCGTCGGTCATGGCCATGGTCTTCcagacggagacggcgacgccccTCTACGCCAACTCGTGGACCCccgccagcgccggcgcATACGCGGGCACCTGcatcttcctcgtcgtcctcgccgtcctcgcccggctgctcgtcgccgccaaagCCATGCAGGAGGCCCGCTGGCTCGACCGTGACCTCCACCGACGCTacgtcgccgccaacggcaagGAGCCGCTGGCCGAGCAGGTCGCCCGGGACTCGGACACGAAGCGGCTGACGCTGTCGGAGAACGGCATCGAGGAGtcggtgctcgtcgtcgagcgcaaGAGCCACGCGATCCGACCCTGGAGGTTCAGCGTCGACCCCGTTCGAGCCATCATggacgtcgtcatcgtcgccgtcggatACCTGCT CATGCTGGCAGTCATGACCATGAACGTGGGATACTTCCtgtccgtcctcgccggcgtcttcgtcggaagccttctcgtcggccgctaCAGCTCCGTTCCGGAGCATTGA
- a CDS encoding serine/threonine-protein kinase GIN4, with amino-acid sequence MADIVGAKPRHPLAETTNRMNSPYPSAEQHQSKRRHDQVEGSHPHAHPHPPHPRHASSKPAEGRPHHVDNNARLSAVLSPPRPVEDDKRLSQASYASTSSSRSKKNYKTHIGPWQLGRTLGKGSSARVRLCRHSGTNQLAAVKIVNRRMAYLVQDSSLAALSKWDSSLPEVNGEMRVPMAIEREVAILKLIEHPNIMKLYDIWENRSEVYLILEFIDQGDLFTFINSKGRLSEEVAIFFFRQMISAIAYCHSFNVCHRDLKPENILITADLQIKIADFGMAALHQTDTHQLATACGSPHYAAPELLKNRQYRGDRADIWSLGVILYAMLSATLPFDDPDLRVMMAKTKKGHYEMPRYLSPEAEDLIRRMLQVNPERRIALKDIWRHPVVQKYSYLDDFGDSSGQLPDTRKGFQYSPVPRHEIDPQLLRQLRSMWHMFSEQDLALKLSCDESNDQKAFYWLLHNYRNKQLEDFKPELAHSMSDYHHLKPTIWKKRVSTCQFAQPRANGHGRSVSRFTVISNAAETEAETDKSYDPYRGSRILQNSNPEASHAKIVIHRDVQAAANVAQQARARSGSNARRARSNSTKTPSGMARQPSRGSLVSLRGSRQGASHAAGTNLRRKRGVDFSHIRTRSSSVDPSQGSSSRRRTGVPSGAASDGSYRRDAPTRSRSPEMPKLADGTYPKAKGAPVLRIAEKDGASMIFNDELRHFSNNCAKDCDEAFRSSLIDTESVGGSWTDAEKKGRASTPFSLALDSPSIATPTTDTSSSSTWNTRPLPPLPAEEGSKNALGTSQDGVDSQMASGDEDDENAETLAEDTPTRLALPVLLPNHSDRRIVSAPLFNQTNRKLSTLPSINENAGADPDGARVVSAPPHGQVGRDSAAHDGVDYLGNAENTIRVVHSPGATSPTKVSQQADVRKKSATEDLGRKLHRQLAYNAGECDDAAADGSTQDANTVAKKKKSWFKRSSKAEQDPVMEKKASGSVTSVHNADEDLPAAEAVPKKSFTFPFWKSSRARDSKMNADGEADNGVAVLRNQVLREAASARGTEDQVAKTTTRDSKRLSAVRESGSGSMRNIEVKQNWLTRLFRVKPATSYICMTLSRKRARQEVTILLREWRRYGIKGIQVDKDRNIIFARLAAKNYLNLKEVEFAAEVMTVIEHGKRQQMSIVRFTQERGAASSFQRVIETMRSMFESRQLVVTDKNKQKMMIKTLNA; translated from the exons ATGGCGGATATCGTCGGCGCCAAACCTCGTCATCccttggccgagacgacAAACCGCATGAACTCCCCCTACCCGTCTGCCGAGCAGCATCAGAGCAAGCGTCGGCACGACCAAGTCGAGGGCTCTCACCCCCATGCTCACCCTCACCCCCCTCACCCTCGCCATGCCTCTTccaagccggccgagggACGCCCTCATCATGTTGACAACAACGCAAGACTATCGGCGGTGCTGAGCCCGCCAAGGCctgtcgaggacgacaagCGACTGTCCCAGGCTTCATACGCGTCCACGTCGAGCAGCCGCAGCAAGAAGAATTACAAGACACACATCGGTCCCTGGCAGTTGGGCCGCACGCTTGGCAAGGGTTCCTCCGCTCGCGTCCGCCTGTGCCGTCACAGCGGCACCAACCAgctggccgccgtcaagATCGTCAACAGACGGATGGCCTATCTGGTGCAAGATAGCAGCTTGGCCGCCCTCAGCAAGTGGGACAGCAGCCTGCCCGAAGTCAACGGCGAGATGCGCGTCCCCATGGCCATCGAGCGCGAGGTGGCCATTCTCAAGCTCATTGAGCATCCCAATATCATGAAGCTGTATGATATCTGGGAAAATCGATCCGAAGT ATACCTGATTCTCGAATTCATCGACCAGGGTGATCTGTTCACCTTTATCAACAGCAAGGGACGATTGTCCGAGGAGGTGGCCATTTTCTTTTTTCGCCAGATGATCAGCGCCATTGCCTACTGCCATTCTTTCAACGTGTGCCACCGCGACCTGAAGCCGGAAAACATTCTCATCACGGCCGATCTTCAGATCAAAATTGCCGACTTCGGCATGGCCGCCCTTCACCAGACCGACACGCACCAGCTCGCGACCGCCTGTGGAAGCCCACACTATGCCGCCCCGGAGCTCCTCAAGAACAGGCAGTATCGTGGCGACCGTGCCGACATATGGAGCCTCGGCGTCATTTTGTACGCGATGCTTTCCGCCACCCTGCCGTTTGACGATCCCGACCTACGCGTCATGATGGCCAAGACCAAGAAGGGCCACTACGAGATGCCGAGATATCTCAGCCCCGAAGCCGAAGACCTCATCCGACGTATGCTCCAGGTGAACCCGGAGCGTCGTATTGCCTTGAAAGATATCTGGCGTCACCCCGTCGTCCAAAAGTACAGCTATCTCGACGATTTCGGCGACAGTAGCGGTCAACTGCCGGACACGCGCAAGGGTTTTCAGTATAGCCCCGTGCCGCGCCATGAGATTGACCCTCAGCTGCTTCGCCAGCTGCGGTCCATGTGGCACATGTTCAGCGAGCAAGATCTGGCTTTGAAGCTGTCCTGCGACGA GTCCAATGATCAGAAGGCCTTTTACTGGCTGCTTCATAACTATCGGAACAAGCAGCTCGAAGACTTCAAGCCGGAGCTGGCCCACTCCATGAGCGACTACCATCACCTGAAGCCCACAATTTGGAAGAAGCGAGTGTCGACGTGCCAGTTTGCCCAACCTCGGGccaacggccacggccgatCCGTTTCGCGTTTCACCGTCATCTCCAACGCGGCCGAGACCGAGGCGGAGACGGACAAGAGCTACGATCCGTACAGAGGAAGCCGCATCCTCCAGAATAGCAACCCGGAAGCTAGCCATGCAAAGATTGTCATCCACCGGGAtgtgcaggcggcggcgaacgTTGCCCAGCAAGCGAGGGCTCGCAGCGGCTCCAACGCTCGGCGTGCCCGATCAAACTCGACCAAGACTCCCTCCGGCATGGCTCGACAGCCATCGAGGGGCTCCCTCGTCTCTCTCCGTGGCAGCAGGCAGGGAGCCTCGCACGCTGCCGGCACTAACCTGCGCCGAAAGCGAGGCGTCGACTTTTCACACATTCGAACGCGGTCGAGTTCGGTCGACCCCTCGCAGGGGTCctcctctcgtcgtcgtacggGTGTACCCTCCGGTGCGGCGTCCGACGGCTCGTATCGCCGTGATGCGCCCacgcgctcgcgctcgccggAGATGCCCAAGTTGGCGGATGGAACGTATCCCAAAGCCAAGGGAGCGCCCGTCCTTCGAATAGCCGAGAAGGACGGCGCGTCGATGATTTTCAACGATGAGCTCCGCCATTTTAGCAACAACTGCGCCAAGGATTGCGACGAGGCATTCCGAAGCTCTCTCATCGACACCGagtccgtcggcggctcctgGACGGATGCCGAAAAGAAGGGTCGCGCATCAACGCCCTTCTCGCTAGCTCTCGACAGCCCATCTAttgcgacgccgacgacggacacgtcgagcagcagcacgtGGAATACACGACCGCTGCCACCCCTGCCCGCAGAAGAAGGCTCGAAGAACGCACTGGGTACAAGTCAGGACGGTGTCGACTCCCAGATGGCAtcgggcgacgaggatgacgagaaTGCCGAGACGCTTGCCGAGGATACGCCTACGAGGCTTGCTCTTCCTGTCTTGCTTCCGAATCACTCGGACCGCCGGATCGTCTCCGCACCGCTTTTTAACCAGACGAACAGGAAGTTATCGACCCTTCCCTCAATTAATGAAAATGCCGGCGCGGACCCCGACGGCGCTCGCGTCGTCTCCGCTCCGCCCCACGGTCAGGTGGGCAGGGACAGTGCGGCACACGACGGTGTCGACTATCTGGGCAATGCCGAGAATACGATTCGAGTTGTTCATTCTCCGGGAGCGACCAGTCCCACCAAGGTGTCGCAGCAAGCGGACGTGCGAAAgaagtcggcgacggaggatCTCGGACGCAAGCTGCATCGACAGCTCGCATACAATGCGGGGGAGTGCGATGATGCTGCGGCCGATGGTTCGACGCAGGACGCCAACACGGTAgccaagaagaagaaatCTTGGTTCAAGCGTTCGTCAAAAGCCGAGCAGGATCCGGTGATGGAGAAGAAGGCCAGCGGCAGCGTGACGTCGGTGCACAACGCTGATGAGGATCTCCCCGCTGCCGAAGCGGTCCCGAAAAAGTCATTTACATTTCCATTCTGGAAGAGCAGCAGAGCTAGAGACTCGAAGAtgaacgccgacggcgaagcggaCAATGGGGTTGCTGTGCTGCGGAATCAGGTGCTGCGCGAGGCTGCATCCGCGCGCGGCACCGAGGACCAGGtggccaagacgacgacaCGAGACTCGAAGAGGTTGTCTGCCGTGCGCGAGTCGGGCTCCGGCAGCATGCGGAATATAGAAGTCAAGCAGAACTGGCTCACGAGGCTGTTTCGGgtgaagccggcgacgagttACATTTGCATGACCCTCTCGCGCAAGCGAGCTCGACAGGAGGTGACGATTCTCTTGCGCGAGTGGCGACGGTACGGAATCAAGGGGATCCAGGTGGACAAGGATCGCAACATCATCTTTGCACGGCTCGCAGCTAAGAACT ATTTGAACCTCAAAGAAGTGGAAttcgcggccgaggtgatgACGGTGATTGAGCATGGAAAGCGGCAGCAGATGAGCATCGTCCGATTCACGCAGGAGCGCGGGGCGGCAAGCAGCTTTCAGCGCGTCATCGAGACGATGCGAAGCATGTTCGAGAGCCGACAGCTGGTCGTCACGGACAAGAACAAGCAGAAGATGATGATCAAGACGCTCAACGCGTAG
- a CDS encoding Malate synthase, glyoxysomal gives MASTESILQGVTVLGRVDDAHRKILTPQALAFLALLHRSFNGTRKTLLERRKLRQAEIDRGQLPDFLPETRSIRDDATWRGAVPAPGLVDRRVEITGPTDRKMVINALNANVYTYMADFEDSSAPTWENMINGQVNLYDANRRQVDFKQGQKEYKLRTDRKLPTLIVRPRGWHLDEKHLTVDGEPISGSLFDFGLYFFHNAFETQRRGFGPYFYLPKMESHLEARLWNDVFNLAQDYIGMPRGTIRGTVLIETILAAFEMDEIIYELRDHSSGLNCGRWDYIFSTIKKFRQNPNFVLPDRSCVTMTVPFMDAYVKLLIQTCHKRGVHAMGGMAAQIPIKDDKRANDKAMDNVRADKLREVRAGHDGTWVAHPALAAIATDIFNKHMPTPNQLFVRREDVKIGQNDLLNMNVPGTITEDGIKKNINIGLGYMEAWIRGVGCVPINYLMEDAATAEVSRSQLWQWVRHGVSTAEGKRVDKAYALKLLKECADGLSAKAPKGNKFHLAAQYFAGQVTGEDYADFLTTLLYNEITQVGSPSPASKL, from the exons ATGGCCTCCACCGAGTCCATCCTCCAGGGCGTCACAGTCCTCGGCagagtcgacgacgctcaCCGAAAGATCCTCACACCCCAGgccctcgccttcctcgccctGCTGCATCGCTCCTTCAACGGCACCCGCAAGACGCTGCTCGAGCGCCGCAAGCTGCGCCAGGCCGAAATCGATCGCGGCCAGCTGCCCGACTTCCTGCCCGAGACGCGCTCCATCCGTGACGATGCCACCTGGAGGGGTGCCGTCCCTGCcccgggcctcgtcgaccgccgCGTCGAGATCACGGGACCCACGGACCGCAAGATGGTCATCAACGCCCTCAACGCCAACGTCTACACCTACATGGCTGATTTTGAGG ACTCGAGCGCCCCGACGTGGGAGAACATGATCAACGGCCAGGTCAACCTCTACGACGCGAACCGGCGCCAGGTCGACTTCAAGCAGGGCCAGAAGGAGTACAAGCTGCGCACTGACCGCAAGCTGCCAACGCTCATCGTTCGCCCTCGCGGTTGGCACCTAGACGAGAAGCacctcaccgtcgacggcgagcccaTCTCCGGCAGCCTCTTCGACTTCGGCCTCTACTTCTTCCACAACGCCTTCGAGACGCAGCGCCGCGGCTTCGGCCCCTACTTCTACCTGCCCAAGATGGAGAGCCACCTCGAGGCCCGGCTGTGGAACGACGTCTTCAACCTCGCCCAGGACTACATCGGCATGCCCCGCGGTACCATCCGCGGCACCGTGCTCATCGAgaccatcctcgccgccttcgagatggacgagatCATCTACGAGTTGCGCGACCACAGCTCCGGACTCAACTGCGGCCGCTGGGACTACATCTTCAGCACCATCAAGAAGTTCCGCCAGAACCCCAACTTTGTCCTGCCCGACCGTTCCTGCGTCACCATGACGGTGCCTTTCATGGATGCCTACGTCAAGCTGCTCATCCAGACCTGCCACAAGCGCGGCGTCCACGCCATGGGCGGCATGGCCGCCCAGATCCCCATCAAGGACGACAAGCGCGCCAACGACAAGGCCATGGACAACGTCCGCGCCGACAAGCTGCGCGAGGTCCgcgccggccacgacggcaccTGGGTCGCTCACccggccctcgccgccatcgccaccgacATCTTCAACAAGCACATGCCCACCCCCAACCAGCTCTTCGTCCGCAGGGAGGACGTCAAGATTGGCCAGAACGACCTGCTCAACATGAACGTTCCCGGCACCATcaccgaggacggcatcaagaagaacatCAACATTGGCCTCGGCTACATGGAGGCCTGGATCCGCGGCGTCGGCTGCGTCCCCATCAACTATCTCAT GGAGgatgccgccaccgccgaagTCTCCCGCAGCCAGCTTTGGCAGTGGGTCAGGCACGGCGTTTCGACTGCAGAGGGCAAGCGCGTCGACAAGGCCTACGCCCTGAAGCTCCTCAAGGAGTGTGCCGATGGCCTGTCGGCCAAAGCCCCCAAGGGCAACAAGTTCCACCTCGCTGCCCAGTACTTTGCCGGCCAGGTGACGGGTGAGGACTACGCGGACTTCTTGACAAC TTTGCTGTACAACGAGATCACGCAGGTGGGATCCCCGAGCCCGGCGTCGAAGCTGTAA